Part of the Streptomyces sp. f51 genome is shown below.
CCATCAACTGACGCCGGGAGGTGCGTACTTCGTCCAGCCGGGACTGGCCGCGCGGGGAGAGCTGGAGCACGACGGCGCGGCCGTCCTCGGGGTGCGAGGTGCGCTTGACGAGGCCGGTGTCGACCAGCGGGGCGACCTGCCGGGTGACCGTCGAGGAGTCGATGCCCATGCTCGCCGCGAGCGCCTTGACGCCCATCGGGCCTTCCTTGTCCAGGCGGTTGAGCAGCAGGTAGGCGGCCCGGTCCATGGAGTTGCGCACCTGCCCCACCCCGCCGAGCCGGGTCTGTTCCGCACGGCGCGCGAAGACCGCGACCTCGTGCTGAAGGGCTTCGAGAAGACCGGTGTCACCGACGGTCGTCATGTCCATCGACATCTCTGGTGTAGTGGGCATGGCCGGGGGCTCAATTCATGCGTGGGGAGCTGGGTTGGGGGACAGGTTACGCGGCCGGGGCGCGGGCCGTACCGGCGCTGCGCAAACCGGGTCTCGGAGCGTGGTCACCACGGAGGTGCGCCCGCGTGAACTGCGAGACTGGTGGTCATGAGCTACAGCACGGCTGACTCCTTTCCCAGTGTGACTCTCGACGACGTGCGCGGCGCGCAGAAGATGCTCTCGGGTGTGGCGCGGGTGACCGCGATGGAGGGCAGCAGGTATCTGTCCCAGCTGGTGGGCGCGCCGGTGCAGTTCAAGTGCGAGAACCTCCAGCGGACGGGATCGTTCAAGCTGCGCGGCGCGTATGTGCGGATCGCGGGCCTGCTCCCCGAGGAGCGCGCGGCCGGGGTCGTCGCGGCGAGCGCGGGCAACCACGCGCAGGGGGTCGCGCTCGCCTCCTCGCTGCTCGGCGTGCGCTCCACGGTGTTCATGCCGAACGGCGCCCCGCTGCCCAAGGTCGCCGCCACCCGCGACTACGGCGCCGAGGTGAGGCTGCACGGCCAGGTGGTCGACGAGACCCTGGCCGCCGCCCAGGAGTACGCGCGGCGGACGGGTGCCGTGTTCATCCACCCCTTCGACCACCCGGACGTCATCGCGGGCCAGGGCACGGTGGGCCTGGAGATCCTGGAGCAGTGCCCCGAGGTGCGCACGATCGTCCTGGGGATCGGCGGCGGCGGCCTCGCGGCGGGCGTGGCCCTCGCGGTGAAGTCGCTGCGTCCGGACGTACGGATCATCGGGGTGCAGGCCGAGGGCGCGGCGGCCTACCCGCCCTCGCTCGCGGCCGGGCGGCCGCTGTCGATCGCGAACCCGGCCACGATGGCCGACGGCATCAAGGTCGGCCGTCCAGGCGACGTGCCGTTCCGGCTGGTCGAGGAGCTGGTCGACGAGGTCCGCACGGTCTCCGAGAACGACCTGTCCAGCGCACTGCTGCTGTGCCTCGAGCGGGCCAAGCTGGTCGTCGAACCGGCCGGCGCGAGCTCGGTCGCGGCGCTGCTGCGCGATCCCGGGAGCTTCGAGGGCCCGGTGGTGGCGCTGCTGTCGGGCGGGAACGTGGATCCGCTGCTGATGCAGCGCATCCTGCGCCACGGCATGGCGGCGGGCGGCCGCTACCTGGCCGTCACGCTGCGGCTGACCGACCGGCCCGGGGCCCTGGCCACGCTTCTGGGGGTGTTGTCAGTGGCGGACGCTAACGTCCTGGACGTGAGCCATGTGCGGACCGATCCCCGGCTCGGGCTCACGGAGGTGGAGGTCGAGCTGCACCTGGAGACGAAGGGCCACGACCACTGCGCCGAGGTGAACCTGGCGCTGCGCGAGGCGGGCTACACCGTCATCGACTGAGGCCGGAGCCGCCCGCGGGGGCCCGGTCGACCCGTTCGGTGAAAATGCATTGAGTGACGCGATACATCGCGTTACGGTGGGAGTCCGGATCGGTGCGACGCAGTCGGGCCGATGACTTTCTCGTCGTGCGCGAGTCCCCAGTAGTACGCGCACATCCGCAAGCACGCGCACATCCGAAAATTCCCCAACGACGTGGAGAACACTCATGCCAGGCGCCATCTACGCCGAAGGCCTGGTGAAGACCTTCGGTGACGTAAGGGCTCTGGACGGCGTCGACCTCGATGTCCCGGAGGGCACCGTGCTCGGCCTGCTCGGGCCGAACGGCGCGGGCAAGACGACCGCGGTCCGCTGTCTGACGACCCTGTTGCGCCCCGACAGCGGCAAGGCCGTCGTCGCGGGCGTCGACGTGCTCAAGGACCCCGACGCCGTACGGCGCAGGGTCGGCCTCTCCGGCCAGTTCGCGGCGGTCGACGAATACCTGACCGGCCGCGAGAACCTCCAGATGGTCGGACAGCTCTACCAGATGAGGGCGAAGGCCGCGAAGGTCCGCGCGGAGGAGCTGCTGGAGCAGTTCAACCTCGCCGACGCCGCCGACCGCACCGCGAAGACGTACTCGGGAGGTATGCGCCGCCGGCTCGACCTGGCGGCGGCCCTGGTCGTCTCGCCCCCGGTGATGTTCATGGACGAGCCCACCACCGGCCTCGACCCGCGCAACCGCCAGCAGCTGTGGGACGTCATCAAGCGGCTGGTCTCCGGCGGTACGACCCTGCTGCTGACCACCCAGTATCTGGAGGAGGCCGACCACCTCGCGCACGACATCTGCGTGGTCGACCACGGCCGGGTCATCGCCCGCGGCACCGCCGACGAGCTCAAGGCGCAGACCGGCGGCGAGCGCGTCGAGGTCGTCGTGCACGAGCGCGAGCACATCGCGACCGCCTCCGAGGTGCTGCGCGGCTTCGGCAAGGGCGAGACGACGGTCGAGGAGCACACCCGCAAGCTCACGGTGCCCGTCACCGGCGGCGCGAAGCTCCTCGCCGAGGTGATCCGCGAGCTGGACGGCCGCGGTATCGAGATCGACGACATCGGCCTGCGCCGCCCCACCCTCGACGACGTCTTCCTCTCGCTCACCGGCCACGTGGCCGAGGAGAAGTCCGAAGAGAACGGCGGGCCGGCGGACACCCGGACGGGCAAGAGCAAGAAGGAGGCCGCGAAGTGAGCGCCGTCAGTGACGCCGTGCAGGTCACGGCACCCTCGAACCCCGTCTACCAATCCATCAGGGACTCCCTGGTCATCGCCAGGCGGAACCTGATCAGAATGTCCAGGATCCCGGAAATGGTGATCTTCGGACTGATCCAGCCGATCATGTTCGTGGTGCTGTTCACCTACGTCTTCGGCGGGTCCATGAAGATCGGCGGCAGCACCAGCGCCACCGCCTACACCAACTTCCTGATGGCCGGCATCTTCGCCCAGACGGTCACCTTCGCCACCGCGGGCGCCGGCGCGGGCATCGCCGACGACATGCACAAGGGCCTCATCGACCGCTTCCGGTCGCTGCCCATGGCGCGGGGCGCGGTGCTCACCGGCCGCACCCTGGCCGACCTCGTGCAGACCGCGCTGACCCTGCTCGTCCTCGCGGTGGTCGCCGTACTGGTCGGCTGGAGAGTCGGCTCGGACGGCAGCACCAACGCGTTCCGCGTCCTCGGAGCCTTCGGGCTGCTGCTCCTGCTCGGGTACGCGTTCACCTGGATCGGCGCGCTCATCGGCCTGTCCGTCCGCACGCCCGAGGCGGCGACCTCCGGCGGGCTGATCTGGCTCTTCCCGGTCACGTTCATCTCGAACGCGTTCGTGGACACCAGCAACATGACCCCCTGGCTGCGGCATGTCGCGGACTGGAACCCGTTCAGCGCCACCGTGCAGGCCTGCCGTGTGCTGTTCGCCAACCCCGGCGTGTCGACGTCCGACGCATGGCCCATGCAGCACCCGGTCTGGGCCTCGGTGATCTACTCGGTCCTCATCGTGGTGATCTTCCGGACGCTCGCCGTCCGCAAGTACCGCTCGGCGACGGCGTGAGGCGGTCGCGCCGGTCGAGGTGACCACCTCGATCGACGCGGACATGGCAATGCCCCCGGCACGCGTCCGGGGGCATCGTCGTCGGTCGCGGGCTCAGCCCCGGTGCGGCTCGGCCTTGAGGATCTTCACCGAGGCGAGCTTGCCGTTCGGCAGCTCGTACTGGGCGTCCTCGCCGACCTTCTTGCCGTTCACTCCGGCGCCCAGCGGCGACTGCGGAGAGTACGTCTCCATGTCGGAGCTCGCGTACTCGCGGGAACCGAGCAGGAAGTCCAGGGTGTCGTCCTCGTCGCCGTCGAAGGCGATGGTCACGATCATGCCCGGTGCGACCACGCCGTCCGCCGCGGGAGCCTCGCCGACCTTGGCGTTCTCCAGGAGCTGGGTCAGCTGGCGCACACGGAGCTCCTGCTTGCCCTGCTCTTCCTTGGCCGCGTGGTACCCGCCGTTCTCGCGCAGGTCGCCCTCCTCGCGCGCGGCCGCGATCTTGGCGGCGATCTCCGTGCGCGCGGGACCAGACAGGTACTCCAGCTCGGCCCTGAGCTGGTTGTACGCCTCCTGGGTCAGCCAGGTGACGTTCTCGCTGGTCTGGGTCACAGGTGCTCCTCGTAGGTACTGGGAATACAAAGCATCGCCCTACCCAGAAGCATGTTCTCTCACGGGTGGGCGAAACCACGAGCCTAACAATTCAGCGGCTCCGAGGGGAGGACATAAGACATCAGAATTTCATCGACGCAGGTCAGCCCTGGTAGCGCAGAGTGATTCCGGCCGTGGCCGAGGGCATCGACCGGGGTCGGCGGTGCCGCTCAGCCCTAGTGGCAGCCGAGGAGTTCCGCCGTGGAGCCCCGGGCCGTCGTCCGCAGCGTGACCACCTTGTCGAGACGGGACGCGCGCTGGTCGAAGCGGAAGTCCGCGCGGCCCACCTCCGTACCGTCCGCGCTCTGCGACCGCAGGGTGCAGTAGCCCTTCGTACCGGTGTCCTTGTGCACCTCGAGGTGCACCTCCACCGCGTTGTCCGAGACCGCCTCGAAGGTGATCACCTGGGCGCTGATCCTGGCGCCGGCGATGTAGTCGTAGCCGAACCAGCCGACCACGCCGATCAGGACGGCCCCCAGTACGGCGCCGACGATCCTGAGCTTGCGGTCGGCACGCTCGTCGGCGGAGCGGCCGTACCGGCCCTCGGGCAGCTGCGCGCTCGCCGTACTCATGATCGTCCTCTCGGCCGGGGTTCCTGGGGCGGACCCCGGAATTATTCGCCCCCCGATTCCGTCACTATAGAAGCCGCCCGCAGCGCGGATTCACGCCGGGCGCCGACAGCCGACCCACCCAGGCGACAGCCGACTGACCGAGGATTGAGTCTTGACTGACCAGCTGCGACTGATGGCCGTGCACGCCCACCCCGACGACGAGTCGAGCAAGGGCGCGGCCACCATGGCGAAGTACGTGTCCGAGGGGGTGGACGTGCTGGTCGTGACCTGCACGGGTGGGGAGCGCGGCTCCATCCTCAATCCCAAGCTCCAGGGCGACACGTACATCGAGGAGAACATCCACGAGGTGCGCAAGAAGGAGATGGACGAGGCCCGCGAGATCCTCGGGGTCAAGCAGGAGTGGCTCGGCTTCGTGGACTCGGGCCTGCCCGAGGGCGACCCGCTGCCGCCGCTGCCCGAGGGCTGCTTCGCCCTGGAGGACATCGACAAGGCGGCCGGCGAGCTGGTCAAGCAGATCCGCTCGTTCCGCCCGCAGGTGATCACCACGTACGACGAGAACGGTGGCTACCCGCACCCCGACCACATCATGACCCACAAGATCTCGATGGTCGCCTTCGAGGGCGCGACGGACACCGAGAAGTACCCGGAGTCCGAGTTCGGACCGGCGTTCGGGCCGCAGAAGCTGTACTACAACCAGGGCTTCAACCGCCCGCGCACCGAGGCGCTGCACCACGCGCTCCTGGACCGCGGGATGGAGTCGCCGTACGGGGACTGGCTCAAGCGCTGGAGCGAGTTCGAGCGCGCCGAACGCACGCTGACCACGC
Proteins encoded:
- a CDS encoding ABC transporter permease, giving the protein MSAVSDAVQVTAPSNPVYQSIRDSLVIARRNLIRMSRIPEMVIFGLIQPIMFVVLFTYVFGGSMKIGGSTSATAYTNFLMAGIFAQTVTFATAGAGAGIADDMHKGLIDRFRSLPMARGAVLTGRTLADLVQTALTLLVLAVVAVLVGWRVGSDGSTNAFRVLGAFGLLLLLGYAFTWIGALIGLSVRTPEAATSGGLIWLFPVTFISNAFVDTSNMTPWLRHVADWNPFSATVQACRVLFANPGVSTSDAWPMQHPVWASVIYSVLIVVIFRTLAVRKYRSATA
- the mca gene encoding mycothiol conjugate amidase Mca, yielding MAVHAHPDDESSKGAATMAKYVSEGVDVLVVTCTGGERGSILNPKLQGDTYIEENIHEVRKKEMDEAREILGVKQEWLGFVDSGLPEGDPLPPLPEGCFALEDIDKAAGELVKQIRSFRPQVITTYDENGGYPHPDHIMTHKISMVAFEGATDTEKYPESEFGPAFGPQKLYYNQGFNRPRTEALHHALLDRGMESPYGDWLKRWSEFERAERTLTTHVPCADFFEIRDKALIAHATQIDPDGGWFKVPMDIQREVWPTEEYELAKSLVDTSLPEDDLFAGIRDNA
- the greA gene encoding transcription elongation factor GreA; translated protein: MTQTSENVTWLTQEAYNQLRAELEYLSGPARTEIAAKIAAAREEGDLRENGGYHAAKEEQGKQELRVRQLTQLLENAKVGEAPAADGVVAPGMIVTIAFDGDEDDTLDFLLGSREYASSDMETYSPQSPLGAGVNGKKVGEDAQYELPNGKLASVKILKAEPHRG
- a CDS encoding DUF4307 domain-containing protein; protein product: MSTASAQLPEGRYGRSADERADRKLRIVGAVLGAVLIGVVGWFGYDYIAGARISAQVITFEAVSDNAVEVHLEVHKDTGTKGYCTLRSQSADGTEVGRADFRFDQRASRLDKVVTLRTTARGSTAELLGCH
- a CDS encoding ATP-binding cassette domain-containing protein: MPGAIYAEGLVKTFGDVRALDGVDLDVPEGTVLGLLGPNGAGKTTAVRCLTTLLRPDSGKAVVAGVDVLKDPDAVRRRVGLSGQFAAVDEYLTGRENLQMVGQLYQMRAKAAKVRAEELLEQFNLADAADRTAKTYSGGMRRRLDLAAALVVSPPVMFMDEPTTGLDPRNRQQLWDVIKRLVSGGTTLLLTTQYLEEADHLAHDICVVDHGRVIARGTADELKAQTGGERVEVVVHEREHIATASEVLRGFGKGETTVEEHTRKLTVPVTGGAKLLAEVIRELDGRGIEIDDIGLRRPTLDDVFLSLTGHVAEEKSEENGGPADTRTGKSKKEAAK
- the ilvA gene encoding threonine ammonia-lyase, with the protein product MSYSTADSFPSVTLDDVRGAQKMLSGVARVTAMEGSRYLSQLVGAPVQFKCENLQRTGSFKLRGAYVRIAGLLPEERAAGVVAASAGNHAQGVALASSLLGVRSTVFMPNGAPLPKVAATRDYGAEVRLHGQVVDETLAAAQEYARRTGAVFIHPFDHPDVIAGQGTVGLEILEQCPEVRTIVLGIGGGGLAAGVALAVKSLRPDVRIIGVQAEGAAAYPPSLAAGRPLSIANPATMADGIKVGRPGDVPFRLVEELVDEVRTVSENDLSSALLLCLERAKLVVEPAGASSVAALLRDPGSFEGPVVALLSGGNVDPLLMQRILRHGMAAGGRYLAVTLRLTDRPGALATLLGVLSVADANVLDVSHVRTDPRLGLTEVEVELHLETKGHDHCAEVNLALREAGYTVID
- a CDS encoding MarR family transcriptional regulator, with translation MSMDMTTVGDTGLLEALQHEVAVFARRAEQTRLGGVGQVRNSMDRAAYLLLNRLDKEGPMGVKALAASMGIDSSTVTRQVAPLVDTGLVKRTSHPEDGRAVVLQLSPRGQSRLDEVRTSRRQLMAELTHDWAPEEREAFCALLTRFNGALSARQATQGMPATESEPTS